Below is a window of Macadamia integrifolia cultivar HAES 741 chromosome 8, SCU_Mint_v3, whole genome shotgun sequence DNA.
AATTACTGATACAAAATAAAACTGAATTGAACTTCCATGAAGGCAATGCTGCGAGCCCAAATTTCCAACATTTTCCTTTGCCCAAATTTCAACGAATAAAAGATGGGAAAACAAAGAAACATAAAAGCTGATTACCTGCAAGTCACAAATCCACCGGAGCAGCCCACAGCCTTACTAAGAGTTCCTATGCATATATCAATATCATTTTGACAGTTAAACTCCTCAGCCACTCCCCCACCATTTTCACCACAAACTAATGATCCATGAGCCTGAAACAACCCTCGACAAATGTAAGAATTCCTACTCAATCATTAAGAAATACAATACCAGAGTGGGATGATGTAAAGAAGTCCTCCTCCCTCTACCTATACCATATGAGAGAGGACCTTCCGTCCCACCCTCCAGTTTGAACCTCAAGTTTTAGGCAGACCAAAGCATCTCAAAGgggaaattttagtaaacaCACCAGGTGCATTAACTAAAGTGAAGTATATCACCAAACCAAAAAGCTCTGAGGATGCTAGTCACAACCTCATTAATGAAAACTTGTCTTGAACCATGTTTCAACTGTCCATAGGAATGCCAGGGATCATAAGTACCATCACAAAAGGTCAACCTCTTGCCCAAGAAATCTCCTTGGTGCCATCCATTTAATGATAAACTCCACTGGATGCatgtttcattcatttttttttctttttccggTCAGATGTTTCATTCATGACATGGCTGGGAGAACTTCTTGATCTTGTCCACCTTCATCTGAATGCAAACCCCCCACCACAACAACACcccccctatatatatatatatatatatttgccaATACATCTTCCACATGGATACAGAAATTGCACTTACATCATCGATAACTAATAAAAACCCATGCCTCTTACGAAGCTCTACAAGCTCGACCATTGGTGCAAAATCTCCATCCATACTAAACAAGCTGCAAGAGAATAGCAGCAATAGTCAATGCATGGAATTACTGTTAGGTATAAAGATGAGATCAATAATCTCCTAGTTCTAACTTCAAAATGCGTAATTGATGTTTTATTCAGCTGTAAGCCATTTTGAACTTATCCTCTGCTAAATACTACTATAACTATATCGAACTTCTCTCAAAtcaagtgacccacccatgagtaAATATTTTGAACTAGCCTCATTTGACCATAAATCTCTCTTGGTATATCAAAATAATTGGTAGGAGCATAAACTGAAACATTCTGGAGCTACAGTAATATAATTGAACTTAATTCATGGAGCTCTTTTAATGCGAACATATCAGCTTTTACATGATGTAAGGCACATTCAGTGATACAACAGCCTGTTTTAAGCCTCCACCTATTATCTAACTTTCCAAAGTTCTTTTACAGACAGTGTTGTTTGTCTACTTCACCTAATGTTTCTTAAAGCCATAAAACTTTTTAAAATAATTGCAACCTGCAATAAAGTCATCTGTAATCTGTTGAAACAACGTGTCCATCCTTTAGGAGattccttccctcttcttttgCCCCCTcactttttcttgttcttcagcTTTGTTGTAGTTAAAGATTTTTAagcatagaagaagaagaagagagacagCAACAGAGGGAGCACCAAGGGCGTTGGACAACCGAACTCGAACCCTAAAAGCAAAAACACTGCAGAGGAAAAATACTCCTAAAAATACTCCTATGTACATATTATTTTCCCTAAATCAGACTCATGGCTGATCTTGGGAAGGACTCAAAAGAATAGCTACAGACTTAATTTCTTTCAATACAGGAGGACAACCCACATATATGTATCTGCAAATTCACTGTAGCAAGGCTCCAAAAGATATTGCATCTGTTAAATCATAATTCATTAGATTGCATTTATTTAACACAACACAATCACAATAGATGTTTCCACAAATTCACTCTGGCAAGGGCCAAACTTCTGGCCTTAACCCATGTCAACATCACAACCTGACTTGAACTGAACCTGTCATACatgaaaatcctaataaaattcttccccatccccccccccccctctttcagATCACTTCAAATGAACTTGTTGGCAAAATGACTTTTAAGCAGCCCACTTTTTGAAATGGTTCCTCAGTGGCCCATCTCATTGTGCTACATGGAAGGATGTGGCAATTCCAACCATTGGTAGAGAGCACATGGTCTGGATCAGCCACATGGTAAATTtcaaagtctaattcaatcaagtAACAGATGTAGATCGaagcatgaagaagaaaaggaccAAAACAGAATTTGGGAAGATtactgttcacacagaaccgttcacatggaaccacTCATGAAGATCTTTTGTGGGCTCATGTGACAGCTGGCATGGATGAGAGATGCTACCAATATTCTTTAGGGATTTCATatctttagtttctatttcagaaaTTACTATTTTCTTGTACTGCTATTGAGCCAATCGCTAGATTAataggagtttctatttttcagcagcaacaacaacaacaacagcccATGATTTTGACAGCCATTGAATCAGTGCTTAGTGCATGTGTGTGGAATGTGATAAGACAGTCCTAGGTGAGATACCATCGAGAAGATAGGTGGGAGACCTTCTTCAAGTTGGTGGGAGACTAACAtatacttcttcttctcttcttctccttcttttcttttctttcatttcctctttttcatctTGTTTCTACCAAAATGCATCGGACCCTTCTGTTCTGTTATTTGAATCGCATACTTCTATTCCATTGGCCTGTGCAAGGTGCTACAGGGCTCCAGGGTTAGAGGTGCTTAGTTGCTATTTTCCAGTCATTGTTCCCATTTCCCAATTTAggaatttctattttcttacttCCTATTCTGGTTTGCAGGATTTCAGCTGGTTATTCAAGTACTGTTAATGTCGAACTTAATACCCACTGTTTATATTCTGTTAACTTTCTAATTCTGCTTTTTACAAACTATACTAATTCCTTGCTAATTCTGTAACAGTCCTATAACTTCACATATAATCAAAAAAGATTTTGATTTGAGGTTGTGTTATCCACCCAATAAGGTACACTTGACCAGAATTCTACCTTAGTCTGACTGACCTGCGGTGAGTTGCAGAAATTCTCATATTTCTAGTTTATTATCCTGCCCTGCAATTGTGGTTATCTTTGGTTTCCTGGTCATTAATGGTTTGGTGATTAGGATCCCATCCATACCCTCCCACGTATCAGCATGCACCCTCTTGGTAGTTCAAAATTTTGTAACCTTTATTTTGTCACAGGGACAACCATTTCTCGGCTGGAATTTGACAAGAGAGCAGGAGATATTGAAatctaaggcaccgtttgacaacattccgtttctgccatttctgcattttcttgttcccagaaacagagaaacagcctaaaaagcgtttgataaagttgttccgtttcacccgtttctagaaacataaatcaaaatttatgcctatttacaattatagaaacaactttgatgaaacaaggacttgtttcatcgtttctagaaacgaatttgagagaagaaaaaaaaggttgttgtgcccgataaatctctcaactatttaaacctaaaaagaggaaaccgaaccctctcccttttgggcatccgatgatactattgggttttttagtggcattatgtctgcaaaaaacatttcgagaaagaagtttatcaaacaccaaaaaatccgtttttatttctgaaaacgtGTAaagccgtttctgctgtttctagacacagaaacagcagaaacattatcaaacggtgcctaagtgtCCAAACAATTTGGAACCCATCCAAGCTGCCACCTGGAAGATATTTGGGCCATACAGGAATCAATTGCTTTCATCTTctccttttattatttattcacTTTCTACTATTCACCACATTTTTGCATTGTGACAAATTTCAGCCAAGGAAATCTCTTAGCCTGTCAGCCATAATTTTTAATGGAAGGGCTGTCATAGGATAAACAAACTGAACCCTAAAATGCACTAAAATTGATACATATTTATGGCAGAGGTTGGATCCATAGCCGACTCTCATTCACATGACACAAATTAAGTATTCATTAAGTAAAATTGGCATGGCAAGAAAGTGCCATAACATTCTTGACTTACCTATCACTCACAACAACTTTTTTCTTCATCAAGGAACTTGATCTGCCAAATAACAAATATATGATTAGGTGTTGAAAAACTGGATGAAGTTAAATTAAAGAGGAAATGcaaataagattaaaaaaaaaaaaaaaaacaaaccttACAAGAGAGCGTCAAGATGGGACATGTCACAATGTCTATACACAAAGACCTCTACTCCTCCTTTCCGCTCAGCAAGACGAATACCATCAATAATAGATGCATGGttcagatcatctgaaaagatgGCTACCCTTTCATCCTTCAACAGTTTCCTGCCAGAAGCTAGGAAAGAACCAACATTCCCAATTGTACCCATTACAGCCATGTTGGCTGAATAGCCTGTAGGGCAGAGAAGGCAATCCTGGAGCATTACAATAACACAAAAATCATtagttttttggtagaaagtccCAAAAATGCCCAAGGGAGATCCTGATTAACAGTTTACAGGATTTCCCAACCATTTAAATCCCTCAGAGTCATGTTTCACCCTGAATCTAAAATATTGCCAAGGACCCATTAAAACATTTAATGTAGAAATCAACTAAGCCATTTAATCATTGCAAGCCTATGTCCTAACAATGAAGACCTCTAAAACCAAGCTTTTGAAGAATTGAGACCATATAGTGCTTTTTGAGGAGACACTTTCCGTTCAACTAAAGAAGAGCTTGAAGCCAAGAGAAGTTTGCATGTATACTTCCACTTCTAAGTGACCATGGGggaaagcattcttcacatctaactgataCAATGGTTAATCTCTATCAGCCTCCAATGATAAGAGAACTCTTATCAAATAATACTTAGCCACCagagcaaatgtctcctgatgGTCAATCCCATACGCCTAATTATATTTTTTGGCCACCAAAgttgccttgtacctctcagtagcaccatctgatcggtacttgattgtgtagacccaccTGTAAACAACTAGAATTCTCcccttgggaagatcaaccagTTTCCAAGCACAATTCTTCTCAAGTGCCATCGTTTCCTCAAACATGGCTTACTTCTACTTTGGGTCAGACATGGcctcagtgacattcttaggaagggaaacaaaggaaataaacacATACTACTACCGATTGAAGGTTAGCACCATTCTCTCCAATTGGTAACTCTCCTTTGCTACCaattattctttcttcttctctcttggtTCTattgttctctcttcttcaatcctTGTATATGCCACTATTGTTGGTTGTTCCTTTCATTTTAActagttttattattattttgtcttCGTAGCCGAGTTGGGATAACGTTGAGGTGCTGTATTGTTGGTTGTTTTAGATCTGAAAAACCGTTACAATTTCATTCTTCCTCCAGACCAAGGATGTCAATTGGTCTGGTGCAGAAGACAGAAAGGAGAAACCAAAACCTTACCGTACCAAAAACTCGAATGCATTTTCAATACCGAAACCGTACCGagtcagtttggttttggtacTATTTTTATTCGATTTCATAAACAGTTCCTTATTCAGTTCGGCTTCAATACAATTTTTATATAGTTTCATAAACCATAtgtcatatataatatatacttAGATGTATAATATATAATTACTATACATGTGAATACTCGATTAGGTTCAGGAATAGATAATTCGAAACGGTTAGGTTCATAACAAACGGTCTTGTCTTAGATAATGAAACAGTACCGTACTGAATAATATTCATTTTGTTGATACTGAAACCATACTGATTATTTTTCAGTTCGGATCAGTTTAGTTCGGTTTTAACGGGCAGTATCTGTTTCAGTTCCACACTTACTCTAGATACCCCATCCATTAACCTCTAAATAGCAATTGCCCTAAGTTTGGTGTAATTTGAACAAgattttttctgtttatttcaTTTTACCTTCAATTCATATttattatgaaagaaaaaaatattggaaTCCTGTTCTGATAATCCTATTAAATTTGTGTGGAAACCCTTTTGCTACACCAACAATGTTAACTAAGAATTGTTAGAGATAATATTTATATCTTTTGACAAAGAGACTGAATGCCAAGACAAAGGAGGGAGGCCCTAGTCAATAACTTTTAAGGTAATCACCTTTCAATGAGcaaggagaatttttttttcaaaaaagggTTAAAAACTCATAGTTTGCATTTTTAGTGGCCATGCTCCTCACTAGGGCATAAATTACCTCTACATGATGCATATTACCAAAGCTAAGAGAAACTTGGTCATTGTAGAAATTTCAGATATGATGCAGCATAAGGATGTTCATATATCAGCTGTTTCAACATAAATTAGATATGAAATTTGGAGATTCAGCATAgtccgaccccatttagttggaataacACTATATTattaaggaatttttttttttttcttttgagggaTGAAATGATTAAATATATCAACATGATAATACATGTAATGGCCATAaaatgtgataaaaaaaaaaaaatttaatcatatATTTCCTGATAAGAATGTGTATAAGGGAAGATTTTGAAGCTAAACTACCATTGACAATTGAGAGGTGGAACTAAAGAAAATTTAGAAATGTCAAACCAGGTTGAAGAAAGTATCAAATATTCAAAATTCAACAAAGTCAATATTAGTATTATGCCCTTTAGAAGAATCCATGCACAAAGTCTAGTAGGCCAACAATTATAACAATTTTAACCTCCACAAAAATAAACCCAATGAAGAATTGAGAAGCGGaaatttgaaaaaggaaaagtgtCACAGGTGTTCCTTATGAGGTTGAATTTTTCCATCCAGTGAACTAACTAAACGGCtcaccaccaaaaaaaagaactaaCTATGAGTAAATCTTAGAATGATATTTTGCATGGAAAATTCAGTTCAACTAGAATGCAAAAGAAGCCAATTTTATGTAACAAGGGATACAatacctctttcttcttcaaatctgCCAAGCATGACTCCAGTAGCCTATGATAATTGGTGTACCCGCCTGCCAAAGCAGAGCCTCTTGGGCCCATTCCATGTTCTCGGGCTGCCTGAATTCAATGAGGGTTCAAAAGGTTTGAGCAAAAGGAGTACAGGAAACTCATCATGGAAcagacagaaaataaaaattcgcAATGATCTACTATCACCTTTGCAGCAGCCTTCCGAACAGTCGGATGAGAACTCAAGCCCAAGCAATCATTTCCAGAGACGAGAAGTAACTTCTTGGATCGCTGAGGGGAGGCCACATTGTCATCTCTACTGATAACTTCATCTCctggaagaaaaaacaaatcacaAATCAATATGCAACAAGTTGGGACATCCCAGTGAAGCTACTACCAACCCACCCAGAGAAAACGAAAGAAAACCCAGTGAAGCCAAGAGAGTGTTGTGATGCATCCTATTTCTTAAACTTTGTTTGGTTAGGGAGAAAagcaggggagagagagagactgagagtGAGGGGCAAAcaacagagaagagagagacaggGGATAGGTATCCGGAACTCCTCTCTGGGGGCCATGTCTTTGCCGGTGGTGGTTACAGGTTTGAGAGCAACTTCTCGACGGAGAATTCTTGGAAGGAAAGAGGTTTCGGTGATGGAGGTGAACGAGAATCACTACCTCTTCGGGAACATCCGTTTATTAGCTTTCATACTTAAAGTGGTCATTGGATCCATGGCTAAAATCTTCGAACAGTTCGTCATCTTGTTCAATGCAAGTAAGTCTCTTCGCAGAAATGCTACGCAAGGATCAATTTATTAAAATTTCCCTTGTAATCTGGTTATTGCTTCTGTTGAACAACTTTTCTTGTCTCTGcaatccttttctttcttcaccTCTTCGTCTTCCTTGGGTATGGGGCGATAGTAGCGGGGTTGGGGCCCTTGGGGGAGATGCAGATGGGTACTGGTCGGATTAGGGGCAGGTCGCCGGCGGGGCCTGAGAGTGCAAGCTGGCTTGTGCGCAGGTGGGGGTAATTGCAGCgaggagggagaaaggaacaGCTGCTCGTACGATCATGTGATCGTACGCGTCCCAGTCaacatcatatatattttttttttcttttctttttaaatattctACTCAGAAAATGAGAAAGATATTAGATGATGTTTTACgatcgtttgataacgtttcggcataacataaatttttatttttaaaaacagaaatGAAATTGAAGATATTTGATAAATCAgtgaaagaatgaccacaagTCATTTCGAGAAATAgtgcctgggtcgtttcttgaatcataaataggtagaaattgcaatttctatttctgaaaacaagtgaaacgaaacagttttatcaaacgtatTTTGTTCcgtttttatcatttttagacacagaaacggtagaaatgcgttcttaaaacgttatcaaatggaccCTTATATGATGGAACAACCGATCCAATCTTaggttgaggttgaggttggggttggggttaaGGTTGGTTGGATCAGGTGGGGCCTGGGATCGTACCCCTTATTTTGCTAAAGAGtcatatatattaaaagaatataaaaaaataaaaaaaatgtacaagttGAGTCTAAAACGACATCagagaaaaatacaaaagagaaaaacaaatcaaGATCACACCtctaccttcggcattgccatcaacaggggaAGAGATTCACTACTCCAtactaaaacaaaatctagaTCTACCATCAGCGTCCACCCTTTGCTCCTCTTTCACTGATCGAGGAAACTAAGGATTGACAACCGATAAATCACTTCTAGCTCCATTTTCACAAGAAAACCTATTATGGGGTTGGTTTTTCTAAAATAATGGGTAATTTTTCGCCCGGATGCTAGATAGATAGGACTGCAAATGCTGCCATTCTTACAAGCCATATCAAGGGAAAGATACTTTAAGAACCGCTACTGTAACTTATGCTATGATTgattagaaagaaaatttaaagagaatggatgtgaaatttttaaatatctcacTTTCTCAAATTCCCACTTTCCAATTTTCCATGCTTATGAAAAAATAGCACACCTCTCCACCCGTTAAATTCTCCTCTCATCAAAACCACTCAAGgtattccccaaaaaaaaaatcttaaatgccTATTTGTTTTGATGGAAAAAATTAGATAGGATTATTAGGATGTTTTCCATAAATTCCCCAAAAAACGGTTGTTGTTTCGTTGCATTTCCCAGGTAAACTACTAGAGACTATTTATACATTAATGACACAACTTATGTATTAATGACATGCCTTAAAATATTTTCAACAGGTATCCAGGCCTGACTAGTTCCTTTGATTCATATTGACCCTAAAATCGCTTGGAGTCGGTTGCATCAAGGTTAAATTAAAACTATTCAATTTCATCAAAAgtagtgaagagtactaaacaccccatgtgagtggctcTAAGGAGATAAGAGAAGTTGATCTCAAAATCACAATGGAGCAGTTGGTTTTAGGGGATCATGCAATGGGGCTCCTCCTTCTAAGAGAAGGATCTCCTACAACGCATAGATGGAGACCTAGAACTCTTCAAGAAATTGATCAGGTCTACAATTGGCTGTTGTGAAAAGGAAACATCATTGGTCCTTGGCAACACTAGAgaaagagttgaagaaaaacaTCTCTCATGACCTtgagataggggtgtcaatcggtcaggccGGTCCAGTTTcaatcgggcttaatcgggcttgaaagACTTTCAAACGCTGCACCATGTCcatccatttaactaatcgagcTTAGTTATTGAaggcatggtacgctttatattcggtcgatcgatcggcctcgggctataatcgggctaccttattcggactttagtcgggccttaaccgggctaggACATGTTTAATattaaatgggctttaaccggtttttaaacggaccctttttaaaatgtgctcttatgtCCCAATCCACTAATGCAagtccaaaaaaatgacaacaaatcaataaatgataccaaatataaccattattaaaaaatgtgaacatgtcttaaCTTTTtagcttttactctttaatttggggggtaaaataggtattctacaatcattaaagggtcatGTCAgaccagtgcacaataggccgatctcgatcgggtgttatttgatcggtctcggtcgggcgcctgacgctccaagtagcaaaacctaGACCGACCATTTGTAAACGGGTCGGGCTCAAacccgacatgtttaataaactATTCGGGCCGGGCCGatctataaatggtcggtcccaatcgatttagtcgggtcgggccacgaattgacaccctacCTTGAGATGGGAAAATCACCAAATGCAAA
It encodes the following:
- the LOC122085759 gene encoding 8-amino-7-oxononanoate synthase isoform X5, which gives rise to MHHNTLLASLGFLSFSLGDEVISRDDNVASPQRSKKLLLVSGNDCLGLSSHPTVRKAAAKAAREHGMGPRGSALAGGYTNYHRLLESCLADLKKKEDCLLCPTGYSANMAVMGTIGNVGSFLASGRKLLKDERVAIFSDDLNHASIIDGIRLAERKGGVEVFVYRHCDMSHLDALLSSSLMKKKVVVSDSLFSMDGDFAPMVELVELRKRHGFLLVIDDAHGSLVCGENGGGVAEEFNCQNDIDICIGTLSKAVGCSGGFVTCSKKWKLLLQSTGRAFIFSTALPVPGVAAAHAAVIVAKKEMWRRKAIRSRVQDFRTLTGLPITSHIISIIVGSEEKVHHASTSLLKYGFLVTPITPPAVPSNLCRLRVTLSAAHTTDDLKQLIAALSNCISLPETNAAKFDGRAKL
- the LOC122085759 gene encoding 8-amino-7-oxononanoate synthase isoform X6, with amino-acid sequence MGPRGSALAGGYTNYHRLLESCLADLKKKEDCLLCPTGYSANMAVMGTIGNVGSFLASGRKLLKDERVAIFSDDLNHASIIDGIRLAERKGGVEVFVYRHCDMSHLDALLSSSLMKKKVVVSDSLFSMDGDFAPMVELVELRKRHGFLLVIDDAHGSLVCGENGGGVAEEFNCQNDIDICIGTLSKAVGCSGGFVTCSKKWKLLLQSTGRAFIFSTALPVPGVAAAHAAVIVAKKEMWRRKAIRSRVQDFRTLTGLPITSHIISIIVGSEEKVHHASTSLLKYGFLVTPITPPAVPSNLCRLRVTLSAAHTTDDLKQLIAALSNCISLPETNAAKFDGRAKL
- the LOC122085759 gene encoding 8-amino-7-oxononanoate synthase isoform X3 produces the protein MLTNSWDYWVEEALSRLESQKVLRSLRPISLSRFESKSYENEVKNFVDSEEFQTFDGLRSWDRASVEVEIAEPTFQKWVDDVPSSGDEVISRDDNVASPQRSKKLLLVSGNDCLGLSSHPTVRKAAAKAAREHGMGPRGSALAGGYTNYHRLLESCLADLKKKEDCLLCPTGYSANMAVMGTIGNVGSFLASGRKLLKDERVAIFSDDLNHASIIDGIRLAERKGGVEVFVYRHCDMSHLDALLSSSLMKKKVVVSDSLFSMDGDFAPMVELVELRKRHGFLLVIDDAHGSLVCGENGGGVAEEFNCQNDIDICIGTLSKAVGCSGGFVTCSKKWKLLLQSTGRAFIFSTALPVPGVAAAHAAVIVAKKEMWRRKAIRSRVQDFRTLTGLPITSHIISIIVGSEEKVHHASTSLLKYGFLVTPITPPAVPSNLCSAAHTTDDLKQLIAALSNCISLPETNAAKFDGRAKL
- the LOC122085759 gene encoding 8-amino-7-oxononanoate synthase isoform X4, whose amino-acid sequence is MLTNSWDYWVEEALSRLESQKVLRSLRPISLSRFESKSYENEVKNFVDSEEFQTFDGLRSWDRASVEVEIAEPTFQKWVDDVPSSGDEVISRDDNVASPQRSKKLLLVSGNDCLGLSSHPTVRKAAAKAAREHGMGPRGSALAGGYTNYHRLLESCLADLKKKEDCLLCPTGYSANMAVMGTIGNVGSFLASGRKLLKDERVAIFSDDLNHASIIDGIRLAERKGGVEVFVYRHCDMSHLDALLSSSLMKKKVVVSDSLFSMDGDFAPMVELVELRKRHGFLLVIDDAHGSLVCGENGGGVAEEFNCQNDIDICIGTLSKAVGCSGGFVTCSKKWKLLLQSTGRAFIFSTALPVPGVAAAHAAVIVAKKEMWRRKAIRSRVQDFRTLTGLPITSHIISIIVGSEEKVHHASTSLLKYGFLVTPITPPAVPSNLCSTYHR
- the LOC122085759 gene encoding 8-amino-7-oxononanoate synthase isoform X2 — encoded protein: MLTNSWDYWVEEALSRLESQKVLRSLRPISLSRFESKSYENEVKNFVDSEEFQTFDGLRSWDRASVEVEIAEPTFQKWVDDVPSSGDEVISRDDNVASPQRSKKLLLVSGNDCLGLSSHPTVRKAAAKAAREHGMGPRGSALAGGYTNYHRLLESCLADLKKKEDCLLCPTGYSANMAVMGTIGNVGSFLASGRKLLKDERVAIFSDDLNHASIIDGIRLAERKGGVEVFVYRHCDMSHLDALLSSSLMKKKVVVSDSLFSMDGDFAPMVELVELRKRHGFLLVIDDAHGSLVCGENGGGVAEEFNCQNDIDICIGTLSKAVGCSGGFVTCSKKWKLLLQSTGRAFIFSTALPVPGVAAAHAAVIVAKKEMWRRKAIRSRVQDFRTLTGLPITSHIISIIVGSEEKVHHASTSLLKYGFLVTPITPPAVPSNLCRLRVTLSAAHTTDDLKQLIAALSNCISLPETNAAKFDGRAKL